In Rhodococcus rhodochrous, a single genomic region encodes these proteins:
- a CDS encoding WS/DGAT/MGAT family O-acyltransferase — translation MQRLSGLDAGFLYLETPSQLLHICGLIVLDPSTVPGGYDYVSLRNELEARLTAVPQFRMKLADSRFNLDHPVWVDDHDFDLDRHVHHVGVPAPGGRTELAELCGHIAAQPLDRSRPLWEMWFVDGLDDGRIAVIAKMHHAGVDGVSGAALIAQLCSLDPADPRPEPVQWGAGDANDLAIAIAGALNVARRPLHLLRILPGAVTSLTSWIARARRGDAMPAPFTAPRTPFNSTITGHRNVGFAELNLDDVKLVKNVFGVTVNDVVMAVCAGALRRYLERRGELPDSPLIGMIPVSVHGRSDRPGRNQVSAMFADLHTHIADPAERLRALSEANAVAKEHNADLGANLLQDWSQFLGAAVFAPAMRAYAGLRLADRHPVIHNLVISNVPGPAVPLYFLGARMTAMYPFGPIFHGAALNITVLSLDGRLDIGLISCPDLVPDLWELVDDFSSALEDLILAAGAENDDILASDAERDDVVSQER, via the coding sequence ATGCAGCGTCTCAGCGGGCTCGATGCCGGTTTCCTCTATCTCGAGACCCCAAGTCAGCTCCTCCACATCTGCGGGCTGATCGTGCTGGATCCGTCCACCGTCCCGGGCGGCTACGACTACGTGAGCCTGCGCAACGAACTCGAAGCGCGCCTCACCGCCGTACCCCAGTTCCGGATGAAGCTCGCCGACAGCAGGTTCAACCTCGACCATCCGGTCTGGGTCGACGACCACGACTTCGACCTCGACCGGCACGTCCACCACGTCGGCGTACCCGCCCCGGGCGGCCGGACCGAGCTCGCGGAGCTGTGCGGACACATCGCCGCGCAACCCCTGGATCGCTCCCGGCCACTGTGGGAGATGTGGTTCGTCGACGGTCTCGACGACGGCAGGATCGCCGTCATCGCGAAGATGCACCACGCCGGGGTGGACGGGGTCTCCGGTGCCGCACTCATCGCGCAGCTGTGCAGCCTCGACCCGGCCGATCCCCGGCCCGAACCGGTGCAGTGGGGTGCCGGCGACGCGAACGATCTCGCCATCGCGATCGCCGGAGCCCTCAACGTCGCCCGCCGGCCCCTCCACCTGCTGCGGATCCTTCCCGGCGCGGTCACATCGCTGACCTCGTGGATCGCCCGCGCCCGACGCGGTGACGCCATGCCCGCGCCGTTCACGGCGCCGCGCACCCCGTTCAACTCCACCATCACCGGACACCGCAACGTCGGCTTCGCCGAGCTGAACCTCGACGACGTGAAGCTGGTGAAGAACGTCTTCGGCGTCACCGTCAACGACGTGGTGATGGCGGTGTGCGCCGGCGCGCTACGCCGATATCTGGAGCGGCGCGGCGAGCTGCCCGACTCCCCGCTCATCGGGATGATCCCGGTCTCGGTCCACGGCAGGTCGGATCGGCCGGGACGCAACCAGGTCTCGGCGATGTTCGCCGACCTCCACACCCACATCGCCGACCCCGCAGAGCGGCTGCGGGCACTCTCGGAAGCGAACGCGGTGGCCAAGGAACACAACGCCGACCTCGGCGCGAACCTGCTGCAGGACTGGTCCCAGTTCCTCGGCGCGGCCGTGTTCGCCCCCGCGATGCGCGCCTACGCCGGACTGCGGCTCGCCGACCGGCATCCGGTGATCCACAACCTCGTGATCTCCAACGTGCCCGGACCTGCCGTGCCGCTGTACTTCCTGGGCGCCCGCATGACGGCGATGTACCCCTTCGGACCGATCTTCCACGGCGCGGCGCTCAACATCACGGTGCTCTCCCTCGACGGCAGGCTCGACATCGGTCTGATCTCGTGTCCCGATCTCGTTCCCGACCTGTGGGAACTCGTCGACGACTTCTCCTCCGCCCTCGAGGACCTCATCCTCGCGGCCGGCGCGGAGAACGACGACATCCTCGCATCGGATGCGGAGCGCGACGATGTCGTCTCGCAGGAGAGGTGA
- a CDS encoding DUF3000 domain-containing protein — MTTSPAEPARFRSAVDAMNAATVRPEIEVGPIRPPQRLAPYSYALGAEVLHDETDRVPEQSEGDAFGRLILLYDPDGDEAWHGTTRLVSYIQADVDESLAADSLLPEVAWSWLVDALAAHGEPLTALGGTVTATTSVRFGDIAGPGRAHQLELRASWTPQSDMLTPHVEAFCDVLAYAAGLPPAGVARLQR; from the coding sequence GTGACCACCTCGCCCGCCGAGCCGGCCCGCTTCCGTTCCGCAGTCGATGCGATGAACGCGGCCACCGTGCGCCCGGAGATCGAGGTCGGGCCGATCCGGCCCCCGCAACGGCTCGCGCCCTACAGCTACGCGCTGGGCGCCGAGGTCCTGCACGACGAGACCGACCGTGTGCCCGAGCAGTCCGAGGGCGACGCGTTCGGCCGCCTCATCCTTCTCTACGACCCCGACGGCGACGAGGCGTGGCACGGAACCACCCGGCTCGTCTCGTACATCCAGGCCGACGTCGACGAGAGCCTGGCAGCGGACTCGCTGCTGCCGGAGGTCGCGTGGAGTTGGCTCGTCGACGCCCTTGCCGCGCACGGTGAACCGCTCACGGCGCTGGGCGGCACGGTGACGGCGACGACCTCCGTGCGGTTCGGGGACATCGCGGGCCCGGGACGCGCCCACCAACTGGAACTGCGCGCGTCGTGGACCCCGCAGTCCGACATGCTGACCCCACACGTGGAGGCGTTCTGTGACGTCCTCGCATATGCCGCGGGTCTGCCTCCGGCGGGGGTTGCGCGACTCCAGCGGTGA
- the hemE gene encoding uroporphyrinogen decarboxylase: protein MTGLENTNVGSAVPAEYPARRILPHAPLLAAARGEKPAHRPVWFMRQAGRSLPEYREIRAGIGMLESCFDPELVCEITMQPVRRHKVDAAILFSDIVVPLKAAGIDLDIVAGTGPVVANPVRTAADVTALPTLEAEEVGAVARAVGLLTRELGDTPLIGFAGAPFTLASYLVEGGPSRNHERTKALMHADPKTWHALLGKLTDVAIAFLRAQIGAGVDAVQLFDSWAGALSLADYREYVLPHSERVFAEIAGAGVPRIHFGVGTGELLGAMGEAGADVVGVDWRIPLDVAATRVGPGKALQGNLDPAILFAGREVVEREVRRIVAEADRALEAGAVGHIFNLGHGVLPDTDPDVITRVVELVHSL, encoded by the coding sequence ATGACCGGCTTGGAGAACACGAACGTCGGATCTGCGGTGCCCGCGGAGTACCCCGCGCGGAGGATCCTGCCTCATGCGCCCCTGCTGGCGGCCGCGCGCGGCGAGAAGCCTGCCCACCGCCCCGTGTGGTTCATGCGCCAGGCCGGCCGCTCCCTGCCCGAGTACCGCGAGATCCGGGCCGGCATCGGCATGCTCGAATCCTGCTTCGACCCCGAACTGGTCTGCGAGATCACGATGCAGCCGGTGCGGCGGCACAAGGTCGACGCCGCCATCCTGTTCTCCGACATCGTCGTCCCGCTCAAAGCCGCCGGGATCGACCTCGACATCGTCGCCGGCACGGGCCCGGTCGTCGCGAACCCCGTCCGCACCGCCGCCGACGTCACCGCGCTGCCGACCCTCGAGGCCGAGGAGGTCGGAGCGGTCGCCCGCGCGGTCGGTCTGCTGACCCGCGAGCTCGGCGACACCCCGCTCATCGGGTTCGCGGGCGCGCCCTTCACCTTGGCGTCCTATCTCGTCGAAGGCGGCCCGAGCCGCAACCACGAGCGCACCAAGGCGCTCATGCACGCCGACCCGAAGACCTGGCACGCCCTCCTCGGCAAGCTCACCGATGTCGCCATCGCCTTCCTCCGCGCGCAGATCGGTGCCGGTGTCGACGCCGTCCAACTCTTCGACTCGTGGGCCGGTGCCCTCTCTCTCGCGGACTACCGCGAGTACGTCCTGCCGCACTCCGAGCGTGTCTTCGCCGAGATCGCCGGTGCGGGGGTGCCGCGCATCCACTTCGGTGTCGGCACCGGTGAGCTCCTCGGCGCCATGGGTGAGGCGGGCGCCGACGTGGTGGGCGTCGACTGGCGCATCCCGCTCGACGTCGCCGCGACCCGCGTCGGCCCGGGCAAGGCCCTGCAGGGCAACCTCGACCCCGCGATCCTGTTCGCGGGCCGGGAGGTCGTCGAACGCGAGGTGCGCCGCATCGTCGCCGAGGCCGACCGTGCTCTCGAGGCCGGCGCTGTAGGACACATCTTCAACCTCGGTCACGGTGTCCTGCCCGACACCGATCCCGACGTCATCACCCGAGTGGTCGAGCTGGTGCATTCGCTGTGA
- a CDS encoding protoporphyrinogen oxidase → MTPPTVAVVGGGISGLVAAYRLRRSLGAAARIVVLERSTRLGGKLRTVPLAGDPVDVGAEAFIARRPEVLALVEELGLSDHIVHPSAARPLLYADARLHPLPAGTLMGIPASAQSVEGLVDDETLARIAAEPTVPFHWDRDSDVSVADLVRARFGEQVVRRSVDPLLGGVYSGLSDTAGVRATVPTLAAALDAGATSLSEAVARALPPKTDAPVFGTLREGYGVLIEALVREADAEFLYGTAASGLKRSAGRWSVDPLGEVDGVVLAVPAPDAARLLADSVRSAAQCAAQIPLASSVVVALALPHDAGLPQNSGILVATGEDLSAKAFTLSSRKWPHLAERPVALARASFGRFGDDALVDASEADLIALARADLATVTGVDAEPVAAFVQRWHGGLPQYREHHGEIVAAFEAEIAGIDGLEVAGAMLHGVGVPACVATGTAAAARLAARMEG, encoded by the coding sequence GTGACCCCGCCGACGGTCGCGGTCGTCGGCGGTGGGATCAGCGGGCTCGTCGCCGCGTACCGGCTGCGTCGTTCGCTCGGCGCCGCCGCGCGGATCGTCGTGCTCGAACGGTCGACGCGGCTCGGCGGCAAGCTCCGCACGGTCCCGCTCGCGGGCGACCCGGTCGACGTCGGTGCCGAGGCGTTCATCGCACGCCGACCCGAGGTGCTCGCGCTCGTCGAGGAACTCGGCCTGAGCGACCACATCGTCCACCCCTCGGCGGCCCGTCCCCTCCTGTACGCCGACGCGCGACTGCATCCGCTGCCGGCGGGCACGCTGATGGGCATCCCCGCATCCGCGCAGTCCGTCGAAGGACTCGTCGACGACGAGACCCTGGCACGCATCGCCGCCGAACCCACCGTGCCGTTCCACTGGGACCGGGACTCCGACGTCTCCGTCGCGGATCTCGTCCGAGCACGCTTCGGTGAGCAGGTGGTGCGGCGCAGCGTCGACCCGCTGCTCGGCGGGGTGTACTCGGGGCTGTCCGACACCGCGGGTGTCCGCGCCACCGTCCCGACGCTCGCGGCGGCGCTCGACGCCGGCGCGACGAGCCTGAGCGAGGCCGTCGCCCGCGCCCTGCCCCCGAAGACGGACGCCCCGGTCTTCGGGACGCTGCGCGAGGGCTACGGCGTGCTGATCGAGGCCCTCGTCCGCGAGGCCGACGCCGAGTTCCTGTACGGCACGGCGGCATCCGGACTGAAGCGCAGCGCCGGCCGGTGGTCTGTCGACCCGCTCGGCGAGGTCGACGGTGTGGTGCTCGCCGTGCCCGCCCCGGACGCCGCCCGGCTGCTCGCCGACAGCGTGAGATCCGCCGCGCAGTGCGCCGCGCAGATCCCGCTCGCCTCGTCGGTGGTGGTCGCGCTCGCGTTGCCGCACGACGCCGGTCTGCCGCAGAACTCCGGGATCCTCGTCGCGACGGGGGAGGATCTGTCGGCGAAGGCCTTCACGCTGTCGAGCCGCAAGTGGCCGCACCTCGCCGAACGACCCGTCGCGCTCGCCCGCGCGTCGTTCGGACGGTTCGGCGACGACGCGCTCGTCGACGCGTCCGAAGCCGATCTGATCGCGCTGGCCCGCGCGGATCTCGCGACCGTCACCGGAGTCGACGCCGAACCGGTGGCCGCCTTCGTGCAGCGGTGGCACGGCGGGCTGCCGCAGTACCGCGAACACCACGGCGAGATCGTCGCCGCCTTCGAGGCCGAGATCGCAGGGATCGACGGACTCGAGGTCGCCGGCGCGATGCTGCACGGTGTGGGCGTACCCGCATGTGTCGCAACAGGCACGGCCGCGGCCGCACGCCTGGCTGCACGAATGGAAGGATGA
- the hemQ gene encoding hydrogen peroxide-dependent heme synthase, whose translation MARLDYDKLNSTLRYAMWSVFQVRPGVLGDDRTAAIEDAKAFFARFDDTDVIVRGIYDVAGTRADADFMIWTHAEHIEDLQKLYADFRRTTILGRASTPVWSNTALHRPAEFNKSHLPAFIAGEEPGNYVCVYPFVRSYEWYLLPDEQRRKMLADHGMAARGYPDVRANTVPAFALGDYEWILAFEAPELHRIVDLMRDLRATDARLHVREETPFFTGPRVDVEALVASLP comes from the coding sequence ATGGCACGTCTCGACTACGACAAGCTCAATTCCACACTCCGTTACGCGATGTGGTCGGTCTTCCAGGTCCGGCCCGGCGTCCTCGGCGACGACCGCACCGCGGCGATCGAGGACGCGAAGGCGTTCTTCGCCCGCTTCGACGACACCGACGTGATCGTGCGCGGTATCTACGACGTGGCCGGCACCCGCGCCGACGCCGACTTCATGATCTGGACGCACGCCGAGCACATCGAGGATCTGCAGAAGCTGTACGCCGACTTCCGGCGCACCACGATCCTCGGCCGCGCGAGCACCCCGGTCTGGTCGAACACCGCACTGCACCGGCCCGCGGAGTTCAACAAGAGCCACCTCCCCGCCTTCATCGCGGGGGAGGAACCGGGCAACTACGTCTGCGTGTACCCCTTCGTGCGGTCCTACGAGTGGTACCTGCTGCCCGACGAGCAGCGTCGCAAGATGCTCGCCGACCACGGCATGGCGGCCCGCGGCTACCCCGACGTCCGCGCCAACACCGTTCCGGCCTTCGCGCTCGGCGACTACGAGTGGATCCTCGCCTTCGAGGCGCCGGAGCTGCACCGCATCGTCGACCTCATGCGCGACCTGCGGGCCACCGACGCGCGCCTGCACGTCCGCGAGGAGACCCCGTTCTTCACCGGACCGCGGGTCGACGTCGAAGCCCTCGTCGCGTCGCTGCCCTGA
- a CDS encoding molybdopterin-dependent oxidoreductase encodes MAHWGMFSAQARDGEVVAVRPYAGDRDPSPILGNIPGSVRHRARVAGPAVRRGWLENGPGPSSRRGDDEFVAVSWDELTEILAGELQRVKDRHGNRAIFGGSYGWSAPGRFHHAQSQVHRFLKMFGGYTRSVHSYSLGATGVIMPHVVGTHWKLFARSTSWEVIARETDLMVCFGGIPLKNTAVNDGGTSDHPTRDALDRMRARGGRIVSFSPIRSDVHGEHEWLAPRPGTDVAIILALGYVLATEGLADREFLDRYCTGYDRFEEYLLGRTDGVPKTPEWAAGLSGIPAGTLVDLARRMARGRTLVSVTWSLQRVRHGEQAPWAGVTLAAMLGQLGVPGGGFGHGYGSMNEPGLAPVPYPLPTLFQGNNDVEDFIPVAAISDLLLRPGEQFDYDGQRLTFPDIRLVYWAGGNPFHHHQDIGRLRRALQRPDTIVVHDPYWTPMAKHADIVVPSTTALERDDLTCTRNDPLLVAMQAAVPRFADARDDYDTFTDLAHRLGFGEKFTEGRTSRQWLEHLYEQWRGFVLADDRRIEDPPPFDDFWFGGPVRMRTEDDLTLFEDFRSDPEANPLRTPSGRLEIFSADIDSFGYDDCAGHPTWYEPDEWLGSSRVERFPLHLIANQPATRLHGQLDHGSVSQASKIRGREPIRMHPEDAAARGLEAGDIVRVFNERGSCLAGVVLDDGLLPNVVQLATGAWYDPLDPSDPGSMCVHGNANVLTPDVGTSSLSHGCTGQHVLVDVERFDGELPPIRAYDPPVVRQR; translated from the coding sequence ATGGCGCACTGGGGGATGTTCTCGGCGCAGGCACGCGACGGCGAGGTCGTCGCCGTGCGCCCCTACGCCGGGGACCGCGACCCCTCACCGATCCTGGGGAACATCCCCGGATCGGTGCGGCACCGTGCTCGCGTCGCCGGCCCGGCCGTGCGCCGCGGCTGGCTCGAGAACGGACCGGGACCGAGCTCACGACGCGGCGACGACGAGTTCGTCGCCGTCTCGTGGGACGAACTCACCGAGATCCTCGCGGGCGAACTGCAGCGTGTGAAGGACCGGCACGGCAACCGGGCGATCTTCGGTGGCTCCTACGGCTGGTCGGCACCCGGCCGGTTCCACCACGCACAGAGCCAGGTGCACCGCTTTCTGAAGATGTTCGGCGGCTACACCCGCTCGGTGCACTCCTACTCGCTCGGCGCGACCGGCGTGATCATGCCGCACGTCGTGGGGACCCACTGGAAACTGTTCGCGCGCTCGACCTCCTGGGAGGTCATCGCCCGCGAGACCGATCTGATGGTGTGCTTCGGCGGGATCCCGCTCAAGAACACCGCCGTCAACGACGGCGGCACGAGCGACCACCCCACCCGCGACGCCCTCGACCGGATGCGGGCCCGCGGCGGCCGGATCGTCTCGTTCAGCCCGATCCGCAGCGACGTGCACGGTGAGCACGAGTGGCTGGCACCCCGGCCGGGCACCGACGTCGCGATCATACTCGCCCTCGGCTACGTCCTGGCCACCGAAGGCCTCGCCGACCGCGAGTTCCTCGACCGCTACTGCACCGGTTACGACCGCTTCGAGGAATACCTGCTCGGCCGCACCGACGGCGTCCCCAAGACCCCCGAGTGGGCCGCCGGACTGTCGGGCATCCCGGCCGGTACCCTCGTCGACCTCGCGCGGCGCATGGCCCGAGGCCGCACCCTGGTGTCGGTCACGTGGTCGCTGCAACGCGTGCGGCACGGCGAGCAGGCGCCCTGGGCAGGCGTGACCCTCGCCGCGATGCTCGGCCAACTCGGCGTTCCCGGAGGCGGTTTCGGCCACGGCTACGGTTCGATGAACGAACCCGGTCTCGCTCCCGTCCCGTATCCGCTGCCCACCCTCTTCCAGGGCAACAACGACGTCGAGGACTTCATCCCCGTCGCCGCGATCTCCGACCTGCTGCTGCGGCCGGGGGAGCAGTTCGACTACGACGGGCAACGCCTGACCTTCCCCGACATCCGGCTCGTGTACTGGGCGGGCGGCAACCCCTTCCACCACCACCAGGACATCGGCCGGCTGCGGCGTGCCCTGCAGCGACCCGACACGATCGTCGTCCACGACCCGTACTGGACGCCGATGGCCAAGCATGCCGACATCGTCGTGCCGTCGACGACGGCGCTCGAACGCGACGATCTGACGTGCACGCGCAACGATCCGCTGCTCGTCGCGATGCAGGCCGCCGTCCCGCGGTTCGCCGACGCCCGCGACGACTACGACACCTTCACCGATCTCGCCCACCGTCTCGGTTTCGGCGAGAAGTTCACCGAGGGCCGGACCTCGCGGCAGTGGCTCGAGCACCTCTACGAGCAGTGGCGCGGTTTCGTCCTCGCCGACGACCGCCGGATCGAGGACCCACCGCCCTTCGACGACTTCTGGTTCGGCGGACCGGTCCGGATGCGGACCGAGGACGATCTGACGCTGTTCGAGGACTTCCGGTCCGACCCCGAGGCTAATCCGCTGCGGACCCCCAGCGGACGGCTCGAGATCTTCTCCGCCGACATCGACTCGTTCGGATACGACGACTGCGCCGGGCATCCCACCTGGTACGAACCCGACGAATGGCTCGGCTCCTCGCGGGTCGAGCGGTTCCCGCTGCACCTGATCGCCAACCAGCCGGCCACCCGCCTGCACGGGCAGCTCGATCACGGTTCGGTGAGCCAGGCATCGAAGATCCGTGGACGCGAACCGATCCGGATGCATCCCGAGGACGCGGCCGCGCGAGGTCTGGAGGCCGGTGACATCGTGCGCGTCTTCAACGAACGGGGTTCCTGCCTCGCCGGGGTGGTCCTCGACGACGGCCTGCTGCCGAACGTCGTCCAGCTCGCGACCGGAGCCTGGTACGACCCGCTGGATCCGTCCGATCCCGGGTCGATGTGTGTGCACGGGAACGCGAACGTGCTCACCCCCGATGTCGGCACGTCGTCGCTGTCCCACGGGTGCACGGGGCAGCACGTGCTCGTCGACGTCGAGCGGTTCGACGGCGAGTTGCCGCCCATCCGGGCCTACGATCCGCCGGTCGTCCGGCAGCGCTGA
- a CDS encoding L-lactate dehydrogenase has translation MGETGTRIRRHTKLSVVGAGSVGTAVAYACLLRGSADAIALYDTNAAKVRAEVLDLNHGTQFAPSCRIEGSDDIAVTAGSDLIVVTAGAKQHPGQSRLDLAAANVALARDLTPGLLSVSPEAVVVFVSNPVDIVTRAAIAASGIADGRIFGSGTVLDSGRLRYLLAHRADVAIENVHAFVVGEHGDSEVALWSGATIGGVPVKSFSVDGRPVFDPETRAELFDEVVRSAYEIIRGKGATNLAIGLSSARIVEAVLRNQRRVLAVSTLQTGRHGLQDVCLSLPTVVDARGAHTVLDVPLSPEEEAGLAASSATLREVQASLGL, from the coding sequence ATGGGTGAGACGGGTACGAGAATCCGGCGACACACGAAGCTGTCCGTCGTCGGCGCCGGGAGCGTCGGTACCGCAGTGGCGTACGCGTGCCTGCTCCGGGGATCGGCGGACGCGATCGCGCTGTACGACACGAATGCCGCGAAGGTGCGCGCGGAGGTCCTCGACCTGAACCACGGCACCCAGTTCGCGCCGTCGTGCCGCATCGAGGGCAGCGACGACATCGCCGTCACCGCCGGTTCCGATCTGATCGTCGTGACCGCCGGTGCCAAACAGCATCCCGGCCAGTCCCGCCTCGATCTCGCGGCCGCGAACGTCGCCCTGGCACGGGACCTGACTCCCGGCCTCCTGTCCGTCTCCCCCGAGGCGGTGGTCGTCTTCGTCAGCAATCCGGTCGACATCGTCACCCGCGCCGCGATCGCGGCGAGCGGCATCGCGGACGGCCGGATCTTCGGGTCGGGCACGGTGCTCGATTCCGGCCGGCTGCGATATCTGCTCGCCCACCGCGCCGACGTCGCGATCGAGAACGTCCACGCGTTCGTCGTCGGGGAGCACGGCGATTCGGAGGTCGCACTGTGGTCGGGCGCGACGATCGGGGGTGTGCCGGTGAAGTCCTTCTCCGTCGACGGCCGGCCGGTCTTCGATCCGGAGACCCGCGCCGAACTCTTCGACGAGGTCGTGCGCAGCGCCTACGAGATCATCCGCGGCAAGGGCGCCACGAATCTCGCGATCGGCCTGTCGAGCGCCCGCATCGTGGAGGCCGTGCTGCGGAACCAGCGCCGCGTGCTCGCGGTCTCGACGCTGCAGACCGGGCGGCACGGCCTGCAGGACGTCTGCCTCTCGCTGCCCACCGTCGTCGACGCGCGCGGCGCGCACACCGTGCTCGACGTGCCGCTGTCGCCGGAGGAGGAGGCGGGGCTGGCCGCCTCCTCGGCCACTCTGCGCGAGGTCCAGGCGTCCCTCGGCCTGTGA
- a CDS encoding serine hydrolase domain-containing protein — protein sequence MNRSASARSLRAAGAAVAVAMIVGACSGSDDDSSPTEGTSPPGTAAGVSATDTAVNPVDQARLEQVLEQTAQEFLVPGAAALLRTPSGTVTATYGTTERDGGDPVSLDDHVRVGSNTKTWTATVILQQVQDGNLALSDPVSKHRPDVPNGDAITIEQLLNMRSGLYNYTETPEFNQAMDDDPERVWQPEELLDLAFANPPYFPPGEGYHYSNTNYVLLGLIAEQLDGRPLAQIFDERLFRSTGLTRTSLPGPSDTSLPSPYAHGYFYGTNMLTLTDPALPPEMQAEARDGTLEPTDVTRMNPSWAWAAGGGISTAEDLATWVEALTGGDLLDADLQQQRMTTMQSTDPANPDAPSYGWGIAKRGPMYGHTGELPGYNSFMGSDPDNGVTLIVWTDLAPGVDGRDPASTAAKSLMEEMYPS from the coding sequence ATGAACCGGTCCGCATCGGCACGTTCCCTGCGCGCGGCCGGTGCCGCGGTCGCAGTTGCGATGATCGTCGGAGCCTGCTCGGGGTCCGACGACGACAGTTCGCCGACCGAGGGGACCTCCCCGCCCGGTACGGCTGCGGGGGTCTCCGCGACGGACACCGCCGTGAACCCGGTCGACCAGGCGCGGCTCGAACAGGTACTCGAGCAGACGGCGCAGGAGTTCCTGGTGCCCGGTGCCGCGGCCCTGCTGCGGACACCGTCCGGCACCGTCACCGCCACCTACGGGACCACCGAGCGCGACGGTGGGGACCCGGTCTCCCTCGACGACCATGTCCGGGTCGGTTCCAACACCAAGACCTGGACGGCGACCGTGATCCTGCAGCAGGTGCAGGACGGGAACCTCGCACTGTCGGATCCGGTGTCGAAGCATCGACCCGACGTCCCGAACGGCGACGCCATCACGATCGAACAACTGCTGAACATGCGGTCCGGTCTCTACAACTACACCGAGACACCGGAGTTCAACCAGGCGATGGACGACGATCCCGAACGGGTCTGGCAGCCCGAGGAACTGCTCGACCTCGCGTTCGCCAACCCGCCGTACTTCCCGCCGGGGGAGGGCTACCACTACTCCAACACCAACTACGTGCTGCTCGGCCTGATCGCCGAACAACTCGACGGCAGACCGCTCGCGCAGATCTTCGACGAGCGCCTCTTCCGTTCGACCGGTCTGACCAGGACATCGCTCCCGGGGCCCTCCGACACGTCGCTGCCGTCGCCCTACGCCCACGGTTACTTCTACGGCACCAACATGCTCACCCTCACCGACCCGGCGCTTCCGCCCGAGATGCAGGCCGAGGCCCGGGACGGCACGCTCGAACCGACCGATGTGACCAGGATGAACCCGTCGTGGGCATGGGCGGCGGGCGGGGGTATCTCGACCGCCGAGGACCTCGCCACGTGGGTGGAGGCGCTGACCGGCGGCGACCTCCTCGACGCGGACCTGCAGCAGCAGCGGATGACGACCATGCAGTCGACCGATCCGGCGAACCCGGACGCCCCGAGCTACGGCTGGGGCATCGCGAAGAGGGGTCCCATGTACGGGCACACCGGTGAACTGCCCGGGTACAACTCGTTCATGGGCTCCGATCCCGACAACGGCGTCACGCTGATCGTATGGACCGATCTCGCGCCCGGGGTCGACGGCCGTGATCCCGCGTCGACCGCGGCCAAGAGTCTCATGGAGGAGATGTACCCGAGCTGA
- a CDS encoding HAD family hydrolase — translation MAETPFDAVLFDFSGTLFRLEEDESWLADVTDHEGRPFDVHRQAELMRRLTQPVGQPVEMDADEHHAWTNRDREPRWHREAYLTVLRKSGVADPEQAQALYEKVTDPDCWTVYPDTVPVVEALAGDGIAVGVVSNIAFDLRPAFARLGIDDLVSVFALSFEVGAVKPEPEIFRYAVDALGVDPQRTLMIGDSEKADGAARSIGCAFELVEPAPTAERHDALWTALAAAGITPTEPGAGRSS, via the coding sequence ATGGCCGAGACCCCCTTCGATGCCGTCCTGTTCGACTTCTCCGGCACCCTCTTCCGGCTCGAGGAGGACGAGAGCTGGCTCGCGGACGTCACCGACCACGAGGGCAGACCCTTCGACGTGCACCGGCAGGCCGAACTCATGCGGCGGCTGACGCAACCCGTCGGGCAGCCCGTCGAGATGGACGCCGACGAGCACCACGCGTGGACCAACCGCGACCGAGAGCCGCGCTGGCACCGCGAGGCCTACCTGACGGTGCTGCGCAAGTCCGGCGTGGCCGATCCCGAGCAGGCACAGGCGCTCTACGAGAAGGTGACCGACCCCGACTGCTGGACCGTCTATCCGGACACCGTCCCCGTCGTCGAGGCACTCGCCGGCGACGGCATCGCGGTCGGCGTGGTGAGCAACATCGCCTTCGACCTGCGACCGGCCTTCGCGCGCCTCGGTATCGACGACCTCGTGTCGGTGTTCGCGCTCTCCTTCGAGGTGGGCGCCGTCAAGCCCGAGCCGGAGATCTTCCGCTACGCAGTCGACGCACTGGGCGTCGACCCGCAGCGCACGTTGATGATCGGCGACAGCGAGAAAGCGGACGGTGCCGCCCGGTCGATCGGATGCGCCTTCGAACTCGTCGAACCGGCACCGACCGCCGAACGGCACGACGCGCTGTGGACCGCGCTGGCCGCGGCCGGGATCACTCCGACGGAACCAGGCGCAGGGAGATCGAGTTGA